The following are encoded together in the Juglans microcarpa x Juglans regia isolate MS1-56 chromosome 2D, Jm3101_v1.0, whole genome shotgun sequence genome:
- the LOC121249364 gene encoding pentatricopeptide repeat-containing protein At2g20710, mitochondrial-like, with the protein MKLFRSNPWRGFAISRVFGAFFYHTETIPRSAPQIDSLYLRILQAGDPRVPIVRVIDQWLEEGRDVQNSELHILIKQFRKCRRFKHALQISEWSSEHRNPNPFPGHIAVRLDLISKVHGLEEAEKYLDSIPDTSRITSHVYGALLKCYAEHKSLDKAEATMQKMRELGFLKSSLPYNDMLTLYSRMGKTEKLDSLMQEMERKGIDWDKFTGSIRLNAYAATSDIKGMEKLLMKMEADPEITICWNAYASAANGYLKAGLHEKTIEMLKKAEQLVSGKTRKSAYEIFLTLYAAIQNKAEVYRIWTLYGGIGKVWNSGYLSMMSSLVKLDDLDGAEKILEEWVSVTTFLDFRIPRVLITAYCEKGLLEKAEAYIDRFKESGMEVDPITLDRLASGYHAHGQVEKAVETMKQALLAGLPGFKPNRFILAEHLEYLKEKGDVEAAEEILRLLRENCHFSTAICEKLRSHIHVESPSCRKGT; encoded by the exons ATGAAGCTGTTTCGCTCAAATCCATGGCGCGGCTTTGCCATTTCGAGGGTTTTCGGTGCTTTCTTCTATCATACCGAAACCATACCCAGGTCTGCGCCCCAAATCGACTCTCTCTACCTTCGCATTTTGCAGGCCGGTGATCCTAGGGTCCCGATCGTCCGAGTGATCGACCAGTGGCTCGAAGAAGGACGAGACGTCCAGAATTCCGAGCTTCATATATTGATCAAGCAGTTTCGCAAATGTCGTCGCTTCAAACACGCTTTACAG ATATCTGAATGGTCGAGTGAGCACAGGAACCCTAACCCATTCCCTGGACACATTGCGGTTCGGCTAGATTTGATCTCAAAAGTTCATGGCCTAGAAGAAGCAGAGAAGTATTTAGATAGCATCCCTGACACTTCAAGAATCACCAGCCACGTATATGGTGCTCTGTTAAAGTGCTATGCAGAACATAAATCTTTGGATAAAGCAGAGGCCACCATGCAGAAGATGAGGGAGCTAGGTTTTCTGAAATCATCTCTGCCTTATAATGATATGTTAACTCTCTATTCTCGGATGGGTAAAACTGAGAAACTAGACAGTCTAATGCAAGAGATGGAAAGGAAGGGCATTGACTGGGATAAGTTCACAGGTAGCATTAGGTTGAATGCTTATGCAGCCACCTCTGATATTAAGGGAATGGAGAAGCTTTTAATGAAGATGGAAGCTGATCCTGAAATCACCATATGCTGGAATGCTTATGCTTCTGCAGCAAATGGATACTTGAAAGCTGGATTACATGAAAAGACGATAGAAATGCTAAAGAAAGCAGAGCAACTCGTTAGCGGTAAAACAAGGAAGTCTGCTTATGAAATATTCCTCACTTTATACGCGGCTATTCAGAATAAAGCGGAGGTGTATCGTATTTGGACTTTGTATGGAGGGATTGGGAAAGTCTGGAACTCAGGCTATCTTAGTATGATGAGCTCGTTAGTAAAGCTGGATGACTTGGATGGTGCTGAGAAGATTCTGGAGGAGTGGGTATCTGTAACTACTTTCCTTGACTTTCGGATTCCACGTGTGCTGATCACTGCTTATTGCGAGAAGGGTCTTTTGGAAAAGGCTGAAGCATATATAGACAGGTTTAAAGAGAGTGGGATGGAGGTAGACCCAATCACATTGGATCGCCTGGCAAGTGGATATCATGCACATGGTCAGGTGGAGAAGGCAGTGGAGACAATGAAGCAGGCACTGTTGGCAGGTCTACCAGGTTTTAAGCCCAACCGTTTTATTTTGGCTGAACATCTCGAGTACTTGAAAGAGAAGGGAGATGTGGAAGCGGCAGAGGAGATTTTGAGGTTACTTAGAGAAAATTGTCATTTCTCAACTgctatttgtgaaaaattacGAAGTCATATTCATGTTGAAAGTCCATCTTGTAGAAAAGGCACTTGA